Genomic DNA from Nicotiana tabacum cultivar K326 chromosome 21, ASM71507v2, whole genome shotgun sequence:
TCTCCACTGTGAGTCTCCCATGTCTTAAATCTTCATTCGTATTACGATACTACTTGTATAAATTAAATAGTACTTACATCTGTATTTACACATCATCGACAGGCCTACATTTTATACGATTTACAAGAAGAAATCAACTGAAGGCTATCAATCAATTCCTTATGTGGTTGCACTATTCAGTTGCATACTTTGGATATACTACGCACTTCTCATGTCCAACATGATCTTCATTATCACTATAAACACCTTTGGCTGCTTTATTGAAACAATTTACGTTGGCTTCTACCTTTTCTATGCACCAAAGAAAGCCAGGGTACGTAAGCTTTTACAGGAAGAGTTTGACTTCTTTACACTAACACGTTAAATAAATTTTGAGAATATTAGATCAAGATAATTATTTCTGACTTTGTAATTGCATGCTCAATGCAGGTCCAAACTGTGAAGATGCTTCTTTTATTAGTGCTTGGTGGCTTTGGAGCTATCGTTCTCGTTACTCAATTTTTATTCAAAGGCGCAGTTCGTGGCCAAATTGTTGGATGGATTTGCCTTGTGTTTTCGTTATGTACGTTTGCAGCACCATTGTGCATAGTGGTAAGTCTATGAACATTGCAATAATTAACCCTCGTGTTTAATTTCCATTTTAAATGCATGAAAATGATATTCGATTTTCCTAATACTATATATGTCATGCAGAGAAAAGTTATCAAAACCAAGAGTGTGGAATACATGCCATTTCTCCTATCATTTTTCCTCACACTGAGTGCTGTCATGTGGTTCTTCTACGGTCTTCTAATAAAAGACAAAAATGTTGCAGTAAGTTAATACTATTAATTTTGATTAATTACTTGCGGGCACATCTAAATTATTACGTAACGTACGTAAAGATCTATTAATTgcataattaataatatatattattttttgtctTTATAGATTCCAAACATCTTAGGATTCATCTTCGGTATTCTCCAAATGATACTTTATGTGATATATAACAAGAAAGAGAAGAACATCATAAAGGAGCAGAAACTTCGCGAGCTACAAAATCATGTCGTAATTTCAGAGGAGCAGAAAAACCTTCCACAATTAACTGAAGAGCAGATTATTGACATTGTGAAGCTTGGTGCACTTGTTTACTCAGAGAAATTTAATGCACGTGGACCTGAAGCTGCTAAAGTTGAGAATATGCCCAAGCTGCAAACTGTGCAAGTCTAAGATCGACTTAGTAAACCTAAATGATTACTTGGCATTTTCCtttaatttacttttaatttCCTACTCTTCAAGTGTTTGTACACTAATGAATAGCTCATTTTCCAAGTAATCTTTCTCTTGTGAAGAACAATAAAATGTCTGTATGTAGTGACAGTTTTTTGCTACTTTGCTTTGTTACTAATAAAAATACCTTTTTTGTACATTAAGTTTCCATTTTCATGCGTCTGATTTTTATCTTTCGTCCTTACTTTCTACTATTTCAATATCACTGGCATTCGTAAATCGATTAATTTTCATTCAAAAATGTATAATCTTGTCTCATCGATCAACATTTAATTATTTCACATGGTGGAGCAAATTATTTTGTTTCATCACTTTTGGGCACGCAGTTATCTTGTCGAGGTGTGTTAGCGTTACTTACATTATGGGTGAGTACCGTAcgcatttgttttcctttttttgagGGAAAAAAACGACGAATGTAGAATTTTCGAGCCCTACAACCACACACAATTAATTCTCATTATAGTACTTctgtgttgaaatttgaaaagaaataaaataggATCGGAGTTGGGCCAATAATTCTAATTTTCGATCTCAATTTGGAAATTGATTTCTAACATATTTCTAATATTAAATTTAGATAATTAAACACTACATAAAAATTATTAGGGACTATAAATAAAATTCTTCTAATTAAAAGTATTTGAAGAATATTTTAAAGAGTTGCATATAAAGAGAAAATTATCTCAATAGTAAGAGTGCAAtgtaaattgaaacagagggactAGCTAACTAATTCCAAGAAGATTCCACTGTAATTCGTAATTTTTCCCCTTAGCAGTTCACTTTGTTTTTAAGCTGtcgataaaaaaaattaaaaaattcattaCTGCTGGTTTAGCTATAGTTTTCCAAGTCCCTCATTAGTGTGTTAGAATTAGGTTTAGCatagagaaaaacaaaaataaaaacttaggATTACAACAAATCAGTTGTCAATTCCAAAATCAAGTTGCATGGGAGTTTCCTTGAAAAatgcatttaaaagatatttCCTGACGTAAATGGTTGGCCCGTAAGGCTTCTTTTCATGCTTTTGAGAAAGCCATAAAAAGCATTAATCTTTAAATCCTCCTTTAATCTGTAGGCCGTAGCCCACGCCTCTTTAATATTCAGCTATCTCTAAAAATAGTTCCGCATTTTAAAAGCATTTCTATCTATATGATATATCAAGTCTTCCTTGAAATAGCCAACCGAGTTTTCCATTTCTTTTCAGTGGTAATTTGAGAGTACTGTATTTAGTTATTCAATTAGTAAAAGATACAGTATCAGAGATCAAATTTCCATTCCtcatattataaagaaaaattctcCACAGATTTGCTCTTAGGATCGACTTTCTGTCAAATGACCGTACTTCATATCAACTGCATTAATTGTTAGTAGAGTTTACCTGCGCCTACCTTCAATAATGAAAAAGGGGCATattaatagcatgtttggccaatttttttttttttttttaagttaagATATTTTGCCAAGGTTTTAGAAGGAAAAAGATGCTTTTGATGAGTATAAGCTTTTTGAgtatcagaaaaaaaaaaaaaaaaaaaaaaaattcttcacaTAAGAATtgttttgaaaaacacttttaaaaaaaatggtccacgtccaatccgcactcaatagtgagtggaaacggtcgttggaagaatagcACCCAACAAGAGTAGgggtcgattttcacagggagtttcaatgggtgttaggagtatacactTGACGAAAGTGAATAGAATTGTGAAATTATGGTGCAGAAACAATGTCAAGAAGGCAGTGTATTGATATATTTTTAGTTACACGAACCCAAAATCTagctagtcgtgatgacacctaacccaacccgttagatAAGCCAATTACAAACTATCTGATTCCAATGAAATTAAcgaggcaattaattaaaagaaaatatctaaaactaatacttttccccaagaactgatagtacaaatcatgagcttctaagaataaagtttacaaagctagtatgaaataaatacatcatctgtttgagaagtacataaacagagttttatgaatctaaggctaccatgaacaagaggcagctacaaccggaatgcagatacatcttcaaatccagcttccatcgaacacagcaacatcgacagccaacatctgcatgcaaggtgcagaagtgtagtatcagtacaaccgaccccatgtactgagtaagtaacaaacctaacattatgttgaaagtagtgacgagcttttaccaaaGTCGGGTCCAAaatcaatagtccacaacaatatcCAGAAAACAAATCTCATAACAACAGAATTGAGGCAGCACAatgaataactcaataataaagtgCTTAGTTCGTTCACAATttcgaaaataaataaatatttttcttttcaaatataatagtaaaactcaattcttttcactaaaatcaccaaaatatgagtaagtctgaaaactgtgattttcccaaaatcctttcaataataaatgggatgtttcattttctttccaaataacccGTATAAAATAATTGCATCACTATACCCAtttgtcaacatgtgtgagaaatcatgaatgatgtgatactgtacagcatgagaaaaaatccatctttatgcctgtatgtcatgtgtgcatgtcaatgcgatgcaactcagtgataaaatcatatgcacactctcagagtatcattccactcagtcctcccaatcactcagtcctcccagtcactcagtcctcacagtaactcatgcctcacagtcactcaatcctcccaaatcactcggcactcgcactcagtaggtacctgcgctcactaggggtgtgtacagactcctgagaggctccttcagcccaagcgatatattaagccaatcatggcataaatcaataaatatattgtggcgtgtagcccgatccataaatattcttacaattaggccctcggcctaactcagtcatcaacctctccagtctctcgggctctcagaaatcatgataagcatcccaacaacaatgatatgatgcatcgacaataaataagagagactaaggtatgatatgaaatgaataaaccTGACTGAGTgaaaaattacaatttgaacatattattCAACCACAAAAATGACCCCAATGggtaccaacaataacaacatatgcctaagcatgatttttattacgagtctcagctcaattttctctaacacatagagtatatacaaatatcaacatattattcaacttcacagttccatggaatttgatctagtcacaatttctacggtgcatgcccacacgtccATCACCtaccatgtgcgtcacctcaaaaccaatcacatatcacaaaatttggggtttcataccctcatctctaagattagaagagttacttaccttgacCCATGtaaattctttattccgctatgccctttccacaagaattggtctccgaaagcctcgtatctagccataattaattcgattcaatcaataccaattattgtaattaattccataagaaaatactaatttttttaataaaatccaaaattaactcaaaaattgcccgtggggcccacgtctctgaacttgacaaaagttacaaaatatgaatgcccatcaaatttcacgagtccaaccatataaattccgacatcaactcgaccctcaaatcttcaattaaagtcattgaacatttttaccattttcaacccaatctttacccatttgaactcaataatcttttcataaaccttattgatatgtataaataatactattatacccaagaatcatactcttaatcacccatctttatccaaactcgaaattgaatactaggggttagaaccttacctattgggtgaagatcttgtgatatttcgttgttggatttcaaagcttgaacaagatcttgatgaacaaagcacttgagcttcttcctctctctagaacactctcccttctctctaaaaatatcagagttttgctccaaaatgagtcccaaagcctatttatcaaaatggggtcgggttatgaaaatagaaaaattaaccctccgaaagcaggtctgcggtcgcataatggaccgcagaatgggtatgcgagtcgcaaaatggtcgcaaaaatcggtgcccagaactgggttGTTCTGGTCCATTCTTtgaccagtttgcggtcgcataaccacttctgcgatcgcataatggtcgcaaaatTGCCGCAGAATctcatttttccagcctttgataatttggtcataacttcttgtaggaatgtccaaatgatgaacggtttaaaaagttagaaactagactcaaagatattttatttgataggtaatacaccatataacactttGTATCATGATagttatgctcatttgaaatTAGATCTTGTACGAACTCACTtgactttagtctattatgaaattttcaacttctacattcgatgccgaaacctatcgaatcaagtccgattgacctcaaattttgcacacaagtcataaatgacatagtggacctatttcaatttctagaatcggattccaaccctaatatcaaaaagtcaacaacccggtcaaactttccaaaaattaaacttttgccatttcaagcctaattctactacggacctccaaataattttttgaacatgctcctaagtctaaaatcaccatacggagctattagaaatatcaaaactccattccggggtcgtttacatataagtcgacatccggtcactattttaacttaagttttcaattatgagactaagtatctcatttcactccgaaattcttccggacccgaaccaactaacccgataagtcataaatcaagtataaggcataaattgagtagtaaatggggaaatgtaatactcaaaacgaccggtcgggtcattacagtccTATGTATTTATATAGAATATTAATCCTATATTTTGTCAATACAACATAGAGTAGGACTCTTCTAGGATAGCTAATACAAAGAGTCTTAATTCTTGTAAATTAAGACTAAGTGATCGCAGAATTATCAGGTTTGTTAGCATGATCATTATCTTCAACATTTCCCTTCAAGCTCGTGGGAGGTGACTTCACTACACCTAGCTTGTCTCGAAAGAATTGGAACCGGTCTTTTGCCAAGAGCCTTTGTATGAACATCTGCTAGTTGGTCCTTGGACCTAACAAACTgagtaattaatttttcttaagcTACCTTCTCTCTGACAAAGTGGTAATCTAGTTCTACATGTTTAGTTTTAGCATGCATTACTGGATTTGTAGTCATGTATAGAGCACTCAAGTTGTCACAAAATAAGACAGGAGCAGTATTGATATACATTCCAATGTCTTGTAGATGTAGCTTATCTAGGTAAGTTCAGCTGCAGTTGCTACCAGTGCtctatactcagcttcagcaCTTGACCTTGCAACAGTGTTCTATTTCCTTGATGACCAGGAGACACAATTTGCACCAAGGTATATACTATATCCAGTAGTAGACCTCCTTGTAATGGAACATCCTGCCCAGTCTGCACTTGGGAATCCATACAGCCTGAAGGAAGACTGTGATATGATTCTCAGTCCATGATCAATGGTTCCCTTGACATACATCAATATTCTCTTTCCTGCCTGAAGATGCATGCTGTTTGGATTCTGCATGAATTGACTTGTTAGATTAACAACATGAGTAATGTCTGGTCTTGTGAGTGTAAGGTACTGCAAGCTTCCTACAATGCTTCTGTAAGCTGAGGGATCAACTGCTTTGCCAGCTGCTTCTTGTAGACCATGCTTCTAAGCTAGTAGAGTATGCACTCTTTTTACATTTGCCATATCCACTTTTCTAAGCAAATCATTGCATATTTGCTTTGATTCAAATGGATTCCTCCAGGAAAATAGCTTACTTTAATACCTAAAAAGTAAATCAAGGGTTCAAGATCCTTCATAGCAAATTCATGCCCCAGCTTTTGCACTACTTCCCCTATCTGCCTTGAGTTGCTTCCTGTTATAATTATATCATCTACATATAACAGGAGTAATATTTTTCCTTCTACATCATGGAGAGTAAATAAGGAAGAATCAGCTCGACTGCATTTGAAACCAAGATGAAGTAGGAATAGACTAAATCTCTCAGACCAAGCTCTAGGAGCTTGTTTGAGACCATATAATGTCTACTTTAAAAGACATACATGGTTAGGATACATTGGATCAGTGAAGCCTAGTGGTTGAGTCATATAAACTTCTTCTTGTTGATGTCCATGTAGGAAGTCATTCTTAACATCTAGTTGCCTAATGGACCAATGTAAAGTGACAGCAACAGAGAGAATAACTCTTATAGTTGTAGCTTTAACTACTGGACTGAAGGTTTCTGCAAAATCAATCCCTTTAAGTTGTGAGTATCCTTTAGCAACTAGCCTTGCTTTGTGTCTTTCTATTGATCCATCCGGCTTCATTTTGTTTTAAACTCCCACTTAGATCCTACTACATTCATTGTTGAAGTTCTGGGAACTAGTATCCAAGTTTCATTTTGATGTAAAGCTGCTAATTCTTCTTGCATAACTTTAAACCAGTGAGGGAAACTAAGAGTTTCTTTTATAGTTTTAGATTCTTGTAGTTTTGTTTGTACAACAGCTAGTGAGGTATGAGTTAAAGGAAGAGACTTAGCTTTGAATCTAGTGATCATTTTATGGCCTTGAGTAGTGATTTCAGGTTCGGCATGAACTATGTTTTCTGCTAGAGGTGCTTCATCCTGGGCATTGAAGAAGTGTGACAAGTCCACTTCTAGCTACAATCCTCTTGGATCTGTCACTGTGAACTGCATAGGTGTTTCATCTGAGTGAGAGgcctttgactgaaattcatcaGTGACTGAGTTTTGCATGTCTGCAGAGGGCTCAACAACACTATTTGTGACCTCCACAACCTCATTCTGATCAGACTCAACAGCATCACTGTGATCAGCAGTTGGAGCAGATGTTTGAGTAGTAACACCATCATCCTGATCATTTGAAACATCATCTGCAACAACATCATGATCAGCTCCCAACACAGCACTTTGATCATTTGAAAC
This window encodes:
- the LOC107791830 gene encoding bidirectional sugar transporter SWEET9-like, which produces MAGISVHVWASAFGVLGDIVSFIVFLSPLPTFYTIYKKKSTEGYQSIPYVVALFSCILWIYYALLMSNMIFIITINTFGCFIETIYVGFYLFYAPKKARVQTVKMLLLLVLGGFGAIVLVTQFLFKGAVRGQIVGWICLVFSLCTFAAPLCIVRKVIKTKSVEYMPFLLSFFLTLSAVMWFFYGLLIKDKNVAIPNILGFIFGILQMILYVIYNKKEKNIIKEQKLRELQNHVVISEEQKNLPQLTEEQIIDIVKLGALVYSEKFNARGPEAAKVENMPKLQTVQV